Part of the Nicotiana sylvestris chromosome 2, ASM39365v2, whole genome shotgun sequence genome, ccccttgcacaagcctcataaactttgtcttccttgaacttgatgttaggcagccctatcaccaggtccttggagactaatttgttgagtcgactcagacttgcatgtccaagtctcttgtgccaaaggaggggatcattgtccaacatacttaagcaagtgagttcattttctaaaAGTGTGGGCAAATAtacaatgtatatattgtttactctcttttttctgcaaaacaatcttgtcagtggtaagatcaatagcaaaacatttggtagaggtgaatgctaccaagttacctctatcacataattgtgatacactgattagactGTACTTTAGGcaatctatcaagtagacattctgaatagagtgagaatcaatcttacctacctttccaaccccaatgatctcacctttcttcccatttccaaaggagacattacctcctttgaggtcctcaagtgaaaggaactagttTTTGCTTCCTATCaaatgctttgagcagccactatccatgtagcATATTTGGCTTCTCCCCTTCACTAGGACCCGCAAAAAGAAATCAaaggttagtcttaggaacccaaactagtttgggtccctttctataggcaaaagggtgaatcagattctttttagcccaacctggcagcctatttttcccttgaacaaattctttattcttttgactagccttttcttttgcaatacattcacttttatagtgaccagttttaccacagtgtgtgcaaattttgttctcaggaagtgtgaggtacttgcttttgggatcccacttaggtgtttGAGCCTCAtaaccaagtcctcttttgttgctaccatgatgttcttgtagccaggagagtgcatcagaagccttgttccatttgcaagttatgtctagttcatgttttaccttccctagatcttaTTTTaatactcttatctgctcatctttcctgtacagctcatccttcatttttcctaagttttcttctagggtgagatatgtgtgatcagctttcttctttcctgttcctagttttagttttaagttctaggacactagtgtcaagttcaagaacctggttcttcaactcagtattttcactttcactctcattagccctagactctaggtttttgcacttggcttttaggatcatacATTCCCTAGACAACTCTTCCTTTTCATTATTAATTATCTCAAACTCAAAAATGAAATCCCGCAatagctcagacaacctttctttagacaggaatttaatcttgtctttgagatgaagaatacttacctcttgttcatcatctgattctcctatGGCCATAAGAGCTTGTTCATCTTCTGATTCCTTATCTGATGTAtctccccaggcagcaaccatagcctttgttgatcctttgttcccttttggttgaacctgttccttcttcctacTCCTTCGTTCAGCTCTTTCCTTCTGCCATTCtatttcccattgagggcagtttttgatgtggtgatcagtcttCCCACACTTGTAACACCCCTCATTGGTTTGTTTTTCATGAACCCTTAGTTTATTGTAGCTTCCACTTCTGGAaggaccctttcctctcattaggtacttcttgaagttCTTTGTGATCATAGTGATTTCATCTTCCTCTAGATCAGCACCTTCAGTGATTCTGAATGTCaggctcctttccttcttgggtgcatccatcttcatggtttgccttctaagttcataggcagtgagatttccaattagctcatccaacttaagagtggcaatgttctttgattcttgaatggcagtgattttgctttcccaagtgactggcaaaacccttgtcaaaattttctcaactttgtcctcttcaagaataacccttccaagagacttaagttcatttgtcagtgtggtgaaccttgtatataTCTCCAGGATGGTTTCCCCTTCCtccatggtgaaattctcatattaagaatatagcagtgttcctctagacctcttcacttgaggtgttccttcatgatcCACTTGCAAAGTATCCCAGATTTTCTTAGTAGTGGTACAGATTTGAATTCTACTATACTCATCtagaccaagtccacacacaagccatttcttcgctttagcattcttttcccatttcctcaagtcctcagcattgcagtcagctcttgtttttggcacatctactccttcagcattcttcttcatggtagccaggggaccatcaaCGATAATATCCCATAGCTGATAGTCTTCTtcgatgatgtgatctctcatcctattTATCAACCAAGAGTAGTagtggccattaaagagtggaggcctatcaGTGGATTGCtcttcccagtttccaggtggtgcactcatcttgatctgttcctaaggtgttagcctcttcaaggataacccgctctgataccaattgatgttctaaacgtcaataccatacaaaaggggggggggttatttgtgtggtacccaatttttcaatctagaagaacctggttcttctaggtgttctaactactactatttgcggaataaaaagtacaaaaaaaagaacacagagatttttaggtggaaaacacctggctcaaaaggtgaaaaaactacgacctactactcagtaggattttccccaatacttcactaaatcactgagttaaaacagcatttacaaaaactctttgtaaacctaaggattacctctaatcccgttgtagcaaccagcctctaactgttgcgccaacttcaagttaactctaactttaATACTCAAACACCTATTATAATTGCTtttagataaagctgaaaggtacaatatgaaaacacctactgcaattgaactagaaataaagaaagacacataaaactctttatggagctaGTTCTTTAATCTGATTCAtatagcttcaggtttgcacccTTGAATCACAcatgaactgcttgcaaaaagccttgctattttgctctcaattcacgtttaacttctgcgtttttgtgcaacacttgtaatatgagaacatcctgcaatttatagagttagtagatgaagaaataactagagttctgatgcaactcttccttggtggaagagttctagttgatttcaacttctaactccttccttatcttggatagtgttctctttgactaaggagtccttctccttatcaattatgctaCCTTTTCAttcaggagatattaaatacaccaagttaagcttatctccttcacgtgcaacgCACATGCTTGAATCTGCCCGTTTTTGTGCACCTGAGGGATGGACCAGGTTcatcctgagttcctttgtcagtcttcaaaactaacctttacttgggctAACACCCCTATTATATAAAAGGGAGCCTATTCATTTGTAAGACACGATTCATTAACAAGAGAATATACATTCATCACTTTCTTGCTTACTGTTCATCAGAGTTGCCTTATAATTTACTATTCTTACTAGCCCACCTCGATGCTGTCATAGCTCGAGGTCGAGACTTGGCTTGAATACTTGTTTGACTTAatttatttcttcaatttatatatttagcttgtttatcaattggtataagattaaatcacatatctttaaaaccacaatataagttcAATTGTTACTCGGATTTTAGAGTAAACAACTGGAAAGTAtagttttgttgttttatttctCTTTACACATTTTCCACCAACCACTATCTGAATATGTTATTCTCCTTTCATTAACtcttcattcttcttcttcttctaactcGGTCGAGAAGCTTTCTCAGCTCAATTTTTGTCCCTAGATAAAGTTTTAGGCAATAAGTAGAGGCAATTGGGGTGGAAATTTTACCAAggtgatgggttttcaatgtctttacctaatgttttgatgatctaacaaacttactgtcaagaaccAGACAGCGAACCTGACACACTTAGTACACATTACATATGAACGGATTCCATCCAGGACTCCAACCAATGTGAACTGCTGCAAGtatagaaaatagagaaataagaTAAGGACATGATCCCTTGTGTTTCCCTGACAGCAGTACGAAAGTCAATTGTGTACAGTTAGAAAGTGACTACTACACAAACAGTGCACACAGTACAACAGTTTTGTAATCACTTGCCTTTGACCAaccaagtgcttacatcattcaagtaaTGTCATCAAAGGTGTATTAACAAGAGCAttatacaaaacatcacttgaacacttgaaaaTTCATTTCAAGCATTCAAGTCTTCTGTAACAGTGAACTTAATTCTCAAAAGCTTCAAGAACAAAGTTAAATGCTACTACGGACCAGATCCTAAATACAGTATTTtattgtccttagttgagttgtaactttgtgattgttcttattgtaatCCCTAAATTTCTTAGCTAGAAGAGTTGCTTAGGAACCCCTGTgtaaaatcataaaatttctgagtttgtgttgtgactagaattagtcataagttaaagtctttgtaactagtgagtgacaaagtggcttgtggtaagtgtatcacaagttagttgagttgaagtctttgtaatagagtcattataaagtggcttgtaatagtgtgtttataagttagtgaagttgaaagcctacaagtgtaggtcatgatttttgtccccttgagttgggattttttcacgtaaaaattcCGTGTCTCAGTTACTtactgttttattagcattcttagtagaaactcatagaggaccaggtactctatagtttggtagactcatataaactaacaattggtatcagagcgggttcctcctatcaggataacacctaggaaggatctgtgtggctgctccaccaaactttgaagaaCGTCATTCCACATACAGACCACCCAGGTTCAAAGGTCAATACTATGGATGGTGGaagacaagaatgcatgattttatcatggctaAAGATTCTGAGTTGTGTGATGTCATATGTGATGGTCCTTACATCCCAACAAAGGCAGTTGGAGACCTTCCATTGACAATGCCAAAAACCAGAAAAGAATACACTGACACAGACAGAAAAGTTGTGGAGAAAAgttttcgtgccaagaaaattttgTTATGTGGAATAGGACTTGATGAATACAATAGAATTCTGCTTGTGAAACTGCAAAagagatatgggaagc contains:
- the LOC138885453 gene encoding uncharacterized protein, which gives rise to MSAPPGNWEEQSTDRPPLFNGHYYSWLINRMRDHIIEEDYQLWDIIVDGPLATMKKNAEGVDVPKTRADCNAEDLRKWEKNAKAKKWLVCGLGLDEYSRIQICTTTKKIWDTLQVDHEGTPQVKRSRGTLLYS